One Legionella lansingensis genomic region harbors:
- a CDS encoding 2OG-Fe(II) oxygenase, with translation MATNIRSQLTDLIIKRLNETKEQLKREFFSEHHINVARHFALDNLLPTEIAERIYANFPKPSEMHLLRISGKLKLKYSHLKDVSSLLRDINSAIQDPRVVAVIEEITEIKNQIPDRSRFAGGISTLLKGYFLNPHLDNSHDVDRKYYRTVNVLYYVSPNWRLENGGNFELWDKEIKNRIIVPSLFNRLVVMETNRTSWHAVNPVLCDAPRCCVFNYFFSEQSPEGVEYFFNKNSFRARPEQKIRRAIEHVKDAFLSWF, from the coding sequence ATGGCAACCAATATAAGAAGTCAATTAACGGATCTGATCATAAAAAGATTAAATGAAACGAAGGAGCAGTTGAAACGAGAGTTCTTTTCTGAGCATCATATAAACGTTGCTCGTCATTTTGCACTTGATAATCTTCTTCCAACCGAAATTGCTGAGAGAATTTACGCTAATTTTCCCAAGCCAAGTGAAATGCATCTACTAAGAATTTCTGGAAAATTAAAGTTAAAATACAGCCACTTAAAGGATGTATCCAGCTTATTGCGAGATATTAATTCTGCCATTCAAGATCCTCGCGTTGTCGCTGTGATTGAAGAGATAACAGAGATTAAAAACCAAATTCCTGATAGATCACGGTTTGCTGGTGGAATTAGTACATTACTCAAGGGGTATTTTCTTAATCCTCATTTAGATAATTCGCATGACGTAGATAGGAAATACTATCGAACAGTTAATGTACTTTATTATGTGTCTCCTAATTGGCGGCTTGAAAATGGTGGGAATTTTGAACTATGGGACAAAGAGATCAAAAATCGCATTATTGTGCCTAGTCTTTTTAATCGCCTGGTTGTCATGGAAACAAATCGTACATCATGGCATGCTGTAAACCCAGTTCTATGTGACGCACCTCGATGTTGCGTGTTTAATTATTTTTTTTCTGAGCAATCTCCTGAAGGTGTAGAGTATTTTTTCAATAAGAATTCATTTAGAGCTCGGCCAGAACAAAAAATTCGTCGCGCCATTGAACATGTTAAGGACGCTTTCTTGAGCTGGTTTTAA
- a CDS encoding serine/threonine protein kinase, with protein sequence MTKEDATTNGLQGQPGSKKEISATSNQTPRLIFYEDPGNYEIRLTKQELAELNKIIKGLPSSTQAAHKEEHHVERINSKYTLLFTESGYYLVGEGRRKNKKNSFLDLRTDYGSTAKMCIKLEEKDGDYILSNKVYTAKKHNAASENREKEIALMQKIYGLGEIIFTREENQTYLIMPKIPGQELGKLDFKNLDETKFKEMIVNTITELVRINAKKILHNNLNPYDIFYDKDSQRIYFSGFGAGSEVDRIDLYSDSQALTFTLQTVIDNYLLSHITSLDLTTDAQDRRVELTTSLAERIIRIVHEIDSPDDTTLQKRIQSALDNALSIVRVRLDSESLQSLPQDELVNLMFKAIKINDEKSLKEFLPYCNEDTLNQYRDREGMTLLQCAEYNQRTEMINDLLEAGASPTYLQTPS encoded by the coding sequence ATGACCAAAGAAGATGCAACGACCAACGGGTTGCAGGGACAGCCAGGTTCCAAAAAGGAAATCTCTGCAACAAGCAATCAAACGCCGAGACTTATTTTCTATGAGGATCCAGGCAATTATGAAATTCGCCTCACCAAACAAGAATTAGCAGAGCTAAACAAAATAATTAAAGGATTGCCTTCCTCCACCCAAGCCGCCCACAAAGAAGAACATCATGTTGAGCGCATCAATTCCAAATATACGTTACTGTTTACTGAATCTGGCTATTATCTAGTCGGAGAAGGCAGGCGAAAAAATAAAAAAAATAGCTTCTTGGACTTAAGAACCGATTATGGTAGCACTGCCAAAATGTGTATAAAACTAGAAGAGAAAGACGGAGATTATATTTTATCGAATAAAGTTTACACTGCTAAAAAACATAATGCAGCGTCAGAAAATAGGGAAAAAGAAATTGCCTTAATGCAGAAAATCTATGGCTTGGGTGAAATTATATTCACTAGAGAAGAAAATCAAACCTACTTAATCATGCCCAAAATCCCAGGCCAGGAGTTAGGTAAGTTGGATTTCAAGAATCTTGATGAGACTAAATTCAAGGAGATGATCGTTAATACAATTACGGAACTTGTACGGATCAATGCTAAAAAAATACTGCACAATAATCTCAACCCATATGATATTTTTTATGACAAGGATTCCCAACGAATTTATTTTTCTGGCTTTGGTGCCGGTTCAGAAGTGGATAGAATTGATTTATATTCTGATTCGCAAGCTCTTACGTTTACTTTACAGACTGTCATAGATAATTATCTTCTTAGTCATATCACTTCCCTGGATTTAACAACCGATGCACAAGATAGACGAGTAGAGCTGACAACTTCCCTGGCTGAAAGGATAATAAGAATTGTACATGAAATAGATTCTCCTGATGATACAACGCTCCAAAAGCGCATCCAATCTGCATTGGATAATGCATTATCCATCGTTAGAGTGAGGCTCGATAGCGAAAGCCTGCAATCATTGCCCCAAGATGAGCTGGTTAATCTAATGTTTAAAGCCATCAAAATTAACGATGAAAAGAGTCTCAAAGAATTTTTGCCCTATTGTAACGAGGATACTTTAAATCAATATAGAGATAGGGAAGGCATGACCTTACTTCAATGTGCCGAGTATAATCAACGCACAGAAATGATTAATGATTTATTAGAGGCTGGGGCTAGCCCAACATACTTACAAACGCCATCTTAA
- a CDS encoding phosphoglycerate kinase — protein sequence MNPIKMSEISLDGKRLLIREDLNVPIKDGIITSDQRLRAALPTIQAALDANAAVMVLSHLGRPEEGKFEKRFSLQPIADYLAANLDYPVRFVTDYLDGVEANPGELVVCENVRFNVGEKTNNDALAKRLASLCDIFVMDAFGTAHRAQASTHGVAKFAPLAVAGPLLVNELDALEHVLKAPEKPIVAIVGGAKVSSKLSLLKQLVTMVDVLIPGGGIANTFLKARGYEIGVSLCEEDLLDEARAILELAAEKGCEIPLPSDVVVGKSFSDSCPAFNKALSNVAKDDMIMDIGPNTVSDYVDIIDAAKTIIWNGPVGVFEFPQFAYGTRALAIAIANSDAFSIAGGGDTLAAIDQYDLTQQISYISTGGGAFLEFLEGKKLPAVAILEERAHATASH from the coding sequence ATGAATCCAATTAAAATGAGTGAGATAAGTCTCGATGGCAAACGCTTACTAATTCGTGAAGATTTAAATGTTCCAATTAAAGATGGCATTATTACCAGTGATCAACGTTTAAGGGCTGCACTGCCAACCATCCAGGCTGCATTAGATGCCAATGCGGCTGTCATGGTCCTATCCCATCTTGGGAGACCAGAGGAAGGTAAATTCGAGAAACGGTTTTCTCTTCAACCCATTGCGGATTATTTGGCAGCCAACTTAGATTACCCTGTCCGCTTTGTGACTGATTACTTGGATGGTGTTGAGGCCAATCCTGGCGAACTGGTCGTTTGCGAAAATGTACGATTTAATGTTGGGGAGAAAACCAATAATGATGCTCTAGCTAAACGATTGGCTAGTTTATGTGACATCTTTGTTATGGATGCCTTTGGAACTGCTCACCGTGCTCAAGCCTCCACACATGGGGTTGCAAAATTTGCTCCTCTTGCCGTAGCAGGACCTCTTTTAGTTAATGAATTAGATGCTCTGGAGCACGTGCTGAAAGCTCCTGAGAAACCCATCGTGGCTATTGTGGGTGGAGCCAAGGTTTCAAGTAAGTTAAGTTTGCTTAAGCAATTGGTGACAATGGTTGACGTTCTCATTCCGGGTGGTGGTATTGCCAATACCTTCCTCAAAGCCAGGGGTTATGAAATCGGGGTTTCCCTATGCGAAGAAGACTTACTCGATGAAGCTCGAGCCATTTTAGAATTAGCTGCTGAAAAAGGCTGCGAAATTCCTTTGCCAAGCGATGTAGTGGTTGGCAAATCGTTTTCCGACAGTTGTCCTGCCTTTAATAAGGCACTTAGCAATGTTGCCAAAGACGACATGATTATGGATATAGGTCCTAACACCGTGAGTGACTATGTAGATATCATTGATGCAGCGAAGACCATCATTTGGAATGGTCCTGTAGGCGTCTTTGAATTTCCCCAATTTGCTTACGGTACGCGAGCTCTAGCTATTGCCATTGCAAATAGTGACGCTTTTTCGATTGCTGGTGGCGGTGACACGTTAGCAGCCATTGATCAATATGACTTAACTCAGCAGATTTCCTATATATCAACAGGTGGTGGTGCTTTTTTAGAATTCCTTGAAGGGAAGAAGCTACCTGCTGTTGCCATTTTAGAAGAGCGCGCCCATGCCACTGCGTCGCACTAA
- the dapB gene encoding 4-hydroxy-tetrahydrodipicolinate reductase, giving the protein MAIRVIVNGAQGKMGLLACETLRNHPDFELVAGLTRNDNLRQAIADKKADIVVDLTRADCVYENSLSIIESGAHPVIGTSGLISDQMKTLKSLCDRDKLGGLVVPNFSISAVLMMRFAAEAARFLPHVEVIEIHHQQKFDAPSGTAMKTAEMIAAAREKEVLLPDSHELLPGARGSCHQGIHIHSLRLPGVVARQQVIFGNSGETLTISHDSIDRVSFMPGIILACQNVKKLDSLYCGLEHVL; this is encoded by the coding sequence ATGGCTATTCGTGTAATTGTTAATGGTGCACAGGGCAAAATGGGACTTTTAGCCTGTGAAACCCTGAGAAATCATCCAGACTTTGAGCTTGTTGCTGGCTTAACACGAAATGACAATCTTCGCCAAGCAATTGCCGATAAGAAAGCAGACATTGTAGTCGATCTAACCCGCGCTGATTGTGTTTATGAAAATAGCCTTTCTATTATTGAAAGCGGCGCACATCCTGTAATTGGGACGAGTGGGTTAATCAGTGACCAAATGAAAACCCTAAAATCGCTTTGTGACAGAGACAAATTAGGGGGGCTTGTTGTCCCAAATTTTTCGATTAGTGCCGTTTTAATGATGCGTTTTGCAGCAGAAGCCGCCCGATTTCTACCCCATGTTGAAGTGATTGAAATTCATCATCAGCAAAAATTTGATGCTCCTTCGGGGACCGCTATGAAAACAGCGGAGATGATAGCAGCTGCACGTGAAAAAGAAGTCCTCCTACCAGACAGCCATGAATTGCTGCCAGGGGCTCGGGGTAGTTGCCACCAAGGCATTCATATTCATTCTTTACGTCTTCCTGGGGTTGTTGCTCGTCAACAAGTTATCTTTGGTAATAGTGGGGAAACATTGACGATCAGTCATGATAGTATTGACAGAGTTTCTTTTATGCCAGGTATTATCCTGGCGTGTCAGAACGTTAAAAAATTAGACTCTCTTTACTGCGGATTGGAGCATGTATTGTAA
- the msrA gene encoding peptide-methionine (S)-S-oxide reductase MsrA, producing the protein MRPGIIVTLLLLNLNPAYSATAQAIFAGGCFWCVEADFDKVAGVLATESGFDGGTEKNPTYQSVSSGKTNYAEAVRVTFDPNKVSYQQLVNYFWKHIDPTVKDSQFCDHGRQYRSAIFYLDEGQKRIALASKREIEKKFPHVYTEIVPSTHFYPAEEYHQNYYINHPLRYKYYRYRCGRDQRVQEVWQHESP; encoded by the coding sequence ATGCGCCCAGGAATTATCGTTACACTATTATTGCTCAATTTAAATCCTGCCTATAGTGCCACAGCACAAGCGATCTTTGCCGGTGGATGTTTTTGGTGCGTAGAAGCGGATTTTGATAAAGTTGCCGGGGTTTTGGCAACGGAATCAGGATTTGACGGTGGAACTGAGAAAAACCCAACCTACCAATCCGTTTCATCTGGTAAAACAAATTATGCCGAGGCTGTTCGGGTAACTTTCGATCCGAATAAAGTCAGTTACCAGCAATTGGTGAACTATTTTTGGAAGCATATTGATCCTACCGTGAAGGATAGTCAATTTTGCGATCACGGACGCCAATATCGTAGTGCTATTTTTTATTTGGATGAGGGGCAAAAAAGGATTGCCTTAGCGAGTAAGCGTGAAATAGAAAAGAAATTTCCTCACGTCTATACTGAAATAGTCCCCTCGACCCATTTTTATCCAGCAGAGGAATACCATCAAAATTACTACATAAATCATCCTCTACGCTATAAATACTACCGGTACCGCTGTGGTCGAGATCAACGAGTGCAAGAGGTATGGCAACATGAGAGTCCGTAA
- a CDS encoding CDP-alcohol phosphatidyltransferase family protein has translation MLEQSVRPLYQKCLVDPLARRITHKIGPLPVTLLSGACGLLFIPAIILNYPLIAIGFLLISGYCDTLDGTLARLQNSTSSLGTVFDIMMDRLVEFSVILGLYLVAPEERSLAIILMLGSILLCITSFLVVGIFTPNDSQKSFHYSPGLMERAEAFIFFILMTILPQYFILLAFLFTFLVSLTAVIRLKQFMKAQTADSKITLF, from the coding sequence ATGCTTGAACAGTCAGTGCGTCCACTCTATCAAAAATGTCTTGTTGATCCGTTGGCGAGAAGGATTACTCACAAAATTGGCCCTTTGCCTGTTACCCTGCTCTCAGGCGCTTGCGGCTTGCTCTTTATCCCCGCCATCATCTTAAATTATCCTTTGATTGCAATTGGTTTTTTATTAATCTCTGGCTATTGTGATACCTTGGATGGCACACTGGCTCGTTTGCAAAACAGTACCTCTTCGCTTGGCACTGTTTTTGATATTATGATGGATCGATTGGTAGAGTTTAGCGTCATTCTGGGACTATACCTTGTAGCACCCGAAGAGCGCTCCCTGGCCATTATTCTGATGTTGGGTAGCATTTTACTCTGCATAACCAGTTTTTTGGTGGTCGGTATATTTACGCCCAATGACTCCCAGAAAAGCTTCCATTACAGTCCTGGACTCATGGAACGGGCTGAGGCATTTATTTTTTTTATACTTATGACTATTCTTCCCCAGTACTTTATATTATTGGCATTCTTATTTACTTTCTTAGTTAGCTTGACAGCAGTCATTCGATTGAAGCAATTTATGAAAGCCCAAACTGCGGATAGCAAAATCACTTTATTCTGA
- the msrB gene encoding peptide-methionine (R)-S-oxide reductase MsrB, with the protein MAATFDKAKKLKELTPLQYQVTQESATEKPFDNLYWNNKEEGIYVDIVSGEPLFSSADKYDSGTGWPSFSKPIDNQFIILKTDRKLFFITRTEVRSKIADSHLGHVFKDGPLPTGLRYCMNSAALKFIPKKDMEKEGYGEYLKLFDKNQ; encoded by the coding sequence ATGGCAGCTACTTTTGATAAGGCAAAAAAACTCAAAGAATTGACACCGCTGCAGTACCAAGTGACTCAAGAATCTGCCACTGAAAAGCCCTTTGACAATCTTTATTGGAATAACAAAGAAGAAGGGATTTATGTCGATATTGTCTCTGGAGAACCGCTTTTCAGTTCCGCTGACAAATATGACTCAGGTACGGGCTGGCCTAGCTTTAGTAAACCCATTGATAACCAATTTATCATCCTAAAAACAGACAGAAAACTCTTCTTCATCACACGCACAGAAGTCCGTTCGAAAATCGCCGACTCTCATCTGGGACATGTTTTTAAAGATGGACCACTACCCACAGGCCTTCGTTATTGCATGAATTCAGCAGCATTAAAATTTATTCCCAAAAAAGACATGGAGAAAGAAGGTTATGGGGAATACCTTAAATTGTTTGATAAGAATCAGTGA
- the tkt gene encoding transketolase produces the protein MSVSNDLINAIRFLSIDAVEQAQSGHPGMPLGMAEIATVLWKKFLKHNPTNPRWFDRDRFVLSNGHGSMLLYSLLHLTGYDLSIDEIKHFRQLNSKTPGHPEHDTPGVETTTGPLGQGLANSVGMAIAERVLATQFNRPGLELVNHYTYAFAGDGCMMEGISHEACSLAGTLGLGKLIVFYDDNGISIDGKVASWFMDDTASRFKAYHWQVIGPIDGHDPQAIENAIVQARQETGKPSLIICKTIIGYGSPAAGSEKSHGAPLGASGVSKVRETFNWPHPAFVIPDAVYAKWNHVEQGQHDEARWLTTCHAYQQQYSNDYHEFLRRINGDLPDEWANAAASFIEQCRLNEKAQATRKSSQQCIETFAKLLPEMLGGSADLTGSNNTDWSGSKAITPGDFSGNYLYYGVREFAMAAIMNGLALHGGIIPYGGTFLVFTDYARNAVRLSALMHQRVIYVLTHDSIGLGEDGPTHQPIEHAAMLRMTPNIHVWRPADLMETAVAWQLALERHNGPSALLLSRQNLPALQHDKKQTEYIKKGGYILKDCQGTPDAIVLATGSEVQLALAAAQEMKTLGKEIRVVSMPCAERFLSQDLAYQEEVLPNAVRKRVAIEAAATNYWYRFVGLDGTVIGLDRFGVSAKATDAFAYLGITVEHLVSALKKLCN, from the coding sequence ATGAGTGTTTCCAATGATTTAATCAATGCCATCCGCTTTTTAAGTATCGATGCCGTCGAGCAGGCACAATCTGGGCACCCTGGCATGCCTTTAGGGATGGCAGAAATTGCCACTGTGCTTTGGAAAAAGTTCCTCAAGCATAATCCCACAAATCCCAGGTGGTTTGATCGCGATCGTTTTGTGTTGTCTAATGGTCATGGGTCAATGCTCTTGTACTCTTTGCTCCATTTAACTGGGTATGATTTAAGTATCGATGAGATAAAGCATTTCAGGCAGCTAAATTCCAAAACTCCTGGGCATCCTGAGCATGATACCCCTGGTGTGGAAACCACCACTGGCCCTTTAGGTCAAGGACTTGCTAATTCTGTGGGCATGGCCATTGCCGAACGAGTATTGGCCACACAATTTAATCGTCCTGGTCTGGAATTAGTTAATCACTATACTTATGCCTTCGCTGGTGATGGCTGCATGATGGAAGGTATCTCTCATGAAGCATGTTCTCTGGCAGGAACGTTAGGTCTCGGAAAGTTGATTGTCTTCTACGATGACAACGGGATTTCCATCGATGGCAAAGTGGCGTCTTGGTTTATGGATGATACTGCTTCGCGCTTCAAAGCTTATCATTGGCAAGTTATTGGACCAATTGACGGCCATGATCCTCAAGCAATTGAAAATGCCATTGTACAAGCGCGACAAGAAACGGGGAAACCCAGCTTAATTATTTGCAAGACCATTATTGGTTATGGCTCACCGGCTGCAGGCAGTGAAAAATCCCATGGAGCTCCCTTAGGAGCCTCTGGAGTCAGCAAGGTTCGCGAAACCTTTAACTGGCCACATCCCGCATTTGTTATCCCCGATGCTGTGTATGCCAAATGGAACCATGTTGAGCAAGGACAGCATGACGAAGCCCGTTGGCTGACAACCTGTCATGCCTATCAGCAGCAATACTCAAATGACTACCATGAGTTCCTGCGTCGGATCAATGGGGATTTACCTGACGAGTGGGCCAACGCTGCAGCCTCATTTATTGAACAATGTCGTCTCAATGAGAAAGCACAAGCGACAAGGAAAAGCTCCCAGCAATGTATCGAAACATTCGCAAAACTTCTACCCGAAATGTTAGGAGGATCGGCTGATTTAACGGGCTCCAACAATACAGACTGGTCCGGCAGCAAAGCCATCACTCCTGGCGATTTTTCAGGTAATTATCTCTATTACGGTGTGCGTGAATTTGCTATGGCAGCAATTATGAATGGCTTGGCTTTACATGGAGGCATCATTCCCTATGGCGGCACCTTTTTAGTATTTACAGATTATGCTCGTAATGCTGTACGCCTAAGCGCTTTAATGCACCAACGGGTAATTTATGTACTGACTCATGATTCCATTGGTTTAGGAGAAGATGGTCCTACTCATCAACCCATTGAACATGCTGCTATGCTACGGATGACACCAAATATACATGTTTGGCGCCCTGCCGATCTTATGGAAACTGCGGTTGCCTGGCAACTAGCCCTTGAGCGTCACAACGGCCCTTCTGCCCTGTTATTATCACGACAAAATTTACCTGCATTACAGCATGATAAGAAGCAAACAGAATATATCAAGAAAGGGGGTTATATTCTTAAGGATTGCCAAGGTACTCCGGATGCCATTGTGTTGGCAACAGGCTCAGAAGTCCAACTTGCTTTAGCGGCGGCCCAGGAAATGAAGACCCTCGGTAAAGAAATTAGAGTTGTCTCCATGCCCTGCGCCGAACGCTTTCTTTCTCAAGATTTGGCTTATCAAGAAGAGGTTTTACCCAATGCTGTCCGTAAACGAGTTGCTATTGAAGCGGCCGCCACAAATTATTGGTACCGATTTGTAGGGTTGGATGGCACTGTTATCGGCCTTGACCGTTTTGGTGTGTCGGCGAAAGCCACCGATGCATTTGCCTATTTAGGCATCACTGTTGAACATCTGGTTTCTGCCTTAAAAAAACTATGTAACTGA
- the gap gene encoding type I glyceraldehyde-3-phosphate dehydrogenase gives MTIRVAINGYGRIGRCILRSIFEYKRQHEFNVVAINDLAGIETTAHLTRYDSTHGRFASQVSIDGDKLVIDGHPIRVIAERDPNALPWGELDIDLVLECTGHFTQRDAAMQHVKAGAKKVLISAPGKNSDATIVYGVNHQTIQATDIIVSNASCTTNCLAPVVKVLHDALGIEYGLVNTVHAYTKDQMLLDGSHSDLRRARSATQSIIPTKTGAASAVGLVIPELAGKLDGFAMRVPTLNVSVVDLTFTAKRETAVAEVNEIMRKAKSDILHICEEPLVSCDFNHYPASAVFDTTQTKVLGNLVKVVAWYDNEWGFSNRMLDTAQFMMNR, from the coding sequence ATGACGATACGCGTCGCAATAAATGGTTACGGTCGTATTGGCCGCTGTATTTTACGCTCCATTTTTGAATATAAACGGCAACATGAATTTAATGTTGTCGCAATTAATGACTTAGCTGGCATAGAAACAACCGCTCATTTGACCCGCTATGACTCCACGCATGGGCGCTTTGCAAGTCAAGTGAGCATTGATGGTGACAAGCTTGTCATTGATGGCCACCCCATTCGCGTAATAGCAGAACGCGATCCAAATGCTTTGCCCTGGGGAGAGTTAGATATCGATTTAGTACTTGAATGCACGGGGCACTTCACCCAACGTGACGCGGCCATGCAACATGTCAAAGCAGGTGCAAAAAAGGTTCTCATATCAGCCCCAGGCAAGAATTCTGATGCAACGATTGTGTATGGGGTTAACCATCAGACCATACAAGCTACGGATATTATTGTTTCTAATGCCTCATGCACTACGAATTGTCTAGCACCTGTGGTTAAAGTTTTACATGACGCGTTAGGGATTGAATATGGATTAGTCAATACAGTTCACGCTTATACCAAAGACCAAATGCTACTGGATGGCAGCCATAGCGACCTGCGTCGTGCACGGTCTGCCACTCAATCCATCATCCCAACAAAAACCGGAGCTGCCAGCGCCGTCGGGTTGGTGATCCCTGAGTTAGCCGGTAAATTGGATGGTTTTGCCATGCGGGTGCCAACGCTCAATGTTTCTGTGGTTGATTTAACCTTCACTGCTAAACGCGAGACAGCTGTTGCTGAAGTGAATGAGATTATGCGCAAAGCAAAAAGCGATATCCTACATATTTGTGAGGAACCTTTAGTATCTTGCGATTTTAATCATTATCCTGCGTCAGCGGTTTTTGATACAACACAAACCAAAGTGTTAGGTAATTTAGTTAAAGTAGTAGCCTGGTATGATAATGAATGGGGTTTCTCCAATCGCATGCTAGACACAGCCCAATTCATGATGAATCGTTAA
- a CDS encoding ProQ/FinO family protein, translating to MRRQELHPRTAILNKAQKNKSKKARNEALLWLTATFPQAFDNTLRIRPLKMGIMNDILAFADKAAEFGISKSKLREAVVLFTRRIDYLTCLKAREMRIDLQGNPVSLVTEDEAERAAIKIKKRVEKSTRNMRKATPGKTTQMQFSSKPSSQQSDDSGSLEPVSYFPERAPAFSVQNSPTPARPAVVVKHKISRQFDPDAVARLKEKLGLSRKTHETAD from the coding sequence ATGAGAAGGCAAGAACTTCATCCCCGCACCGCAATACTTAACAAAGCACAAAAAAATAAATCCAAAAAAGCTCGTAACGAGGCTTTATTGTGGCTCACAGCTACTTTTCCGCAAGCGTTTGACAACACGTTAAGGATTCGTCCGTTAAAAATGGGCATCATGAATGATATCTTAGCCTTTGCGGATAAGGCAGCCGAGTTTGGTATATCAAAAAGTAAACTGCGGGAAGCCGTTGTTTTATTTACGCGACGGATTGATTATTTAACTTGTCTTAAAGCACGTGAAATGCGAATTGATTTACAAGGCAATCCTGTAAGTCTGGTAACTGAGGATGAAGCAGAAAGAGCGGCTATTAAAATCAAAAAACGTGTGGAAAAAAGTACTCGTAACATGCGCAAAGCCACTCCAGGAAAAACCACTCAAATGCAATTTAGCTCAAAACCATCTTCTCAACAATCCGACGACTCTGGTTCGTTAGAACCAGTATCTTATTTCCCGGAGCGTGCACCAGCTTTCAGTGTGCAAAATTCGCCAACTCCTGCCCGTCCCGCTGTTGTTGTTAAACATAAGATCTCTCGGCAATTTGATCCGGATGCTGTTGCGCGCTTAAAAGAAAAATTAGGTTTATCGCGCAAGACACATGAAACGGCAGATTAG
- the pyk gene encoding pyruvate kinase produces MPLRRTKIVATLGPACKDAAVLHAMLRTGVNVLRINFSHINGDIRDMVSEARAIANELNHPLAIMADLQGPKLRIGRFKENKIKLINGQDFTLNCSKQELGDEQSVSVAYHNLCHELKAGDHLLLDDGLIELNVVTVSPPLIHCKVIEGGTLYSNKGLNRKGGGLAARALTSKDKKDLQIAIDLDVDYLTLSFVKDAQDIEEARGLLSKLGARDIPIIAKIERTEALQHLTEIINAVDAVMVARGDLGVEIGPAEVPAIQKRIIEQSRRLDKVVITATQMMESMIHQPQPTRAEVSDVANAILDGTDAVMLSAETATGSYPVKVITMVDKICRSAEKHASFFYNAENETCHYQRADQAIAMATMHAANHFPIKAIVALTESGATAIWMSRQHSLVPIYAVTANRRTVGRLSLVNNVFPIYLDYHSFSQERLNEEVIKFLVDKRLVTQNGYVLLTRGHKIGEPGGTNSMQIVKATT; encoded by the coding sequence ATGCCACTGCGTCGCACTAAAATTGTGGCAACCTTAGGTCCTGCTTGCAAGGATGCTGCAGTGCTCCATGCGATGCTAAGAACAGGCGTAAATGTTCTGCGTATTAATTTTTCGCATATCAATGGTGACATTCGAGACATGGTTAGCGAAGCTCGTGCTATCGCAAATGAGCTTAATCATCCTCTAGCCATAATGGCCGATTTGCAGGGCCCTAAACTTCGCATTGGGCGGTTTAAAGAGAATAAGATCAAGCTAATAAACGGCCAAGACTTCACTCTTAATTGTAGCAAGCAAGAATTAGGAGATGAACAATCTGTTTCTGTTGCCTATCATAATTTATGCCATGAACTCAAGGCCGGTGATCATCTATTGCTTGATGACGGCCTAATCGAACTAAACGTTGTAACTGTTTCACCTCCTCTCATTCATTGTAAAGTTATTGAAGGCGGGACCTTGTATAGCAATAAAGGGCTTAATCGCAAAGGCGGTGGTCTTGCAGCACGGGCTTTAACCAGCAAAGATAAAAAAGATTTACAAATCGCCATCGATTTAGATGTGGATTATCTTACTCTTTCTTTCGTTAAAGATGCTCAGGATATTGAAGAAGCTCGTGGCTTACTATCCAAACTTGGAGCAAGAGATATTCCTATCATTGCCAAAATCGAGCGAACCGAAGCCCTACAACATCTCACAGAAATTATCAATGCCGTCGATGCAGTGATGGTAGCACGTGGAGACTTGGGTGTTGAAATTGGACCAGCAGAGGTTCCAGCCATCCAAAAAAGAATTATTGAGCAAAGCCGACGCTTGGACAAAGTAGTGATTACCGCCACGCAGATGATGGAGTCAATGATTCACCAGCCACAACCCACTCGAGCTGAAGTATCTGATGTAGCTAATGCGATTCTGGATGGCACTGATGCAGTTATGCTCTCGGCAGAAACAGCCACAGGTAGTTATCCAGTCAAAGTGATTACAATGGTGGATAAGATATGTCGAAGCGCTGAAAAACATGCAAGTTTTTTTTATAATGCCGAGAATGAAACGTGTCATTATCAGCGAGCAGATCAAGCCATTGCGATGGCTACCATGCATGCTGCTAATCATTTTCCAATTAAAGCCATCGTTGCTTTGACAGAATCTGGGGCCACAGCCATTTGGATGTCTCGACAACATAGCCTTGTCCCCATTTATGCCGTTACAGCAAATCGACGTACAGTCGGTCGACTTAGCCTAGTAAATAATGTTTTTCCCATTTATCTTGATTATCATTCTTTCTCACAGGAACGTCTTAATGAAGAAGTGATCAAATTCCTAGTGGATAAGAGATTAGTTACACAAAATGGCTATGTCCTATTAACAAGAGGACATAAAATTGGCGAACCTGGTGGCACGAACTCCATGCAAATTGTAAAAGCGACAACATAG